The Syngnathus typhle isolate RoL2023-S1 ecotype Sweden linkage group LG6, RoL_Styp_1.0, whole genome shotgun sequence genome has a window encoding:
- the lg6h19orf47 gene encoding uncharacterized protein C19orf47 homolog isoform X3 yields MASVTTATSEWIQFFKDAGIPAGLAVTYAVSFVDNRIQKNMLMDLSKDIMMDLGITVIGDIIAVLKHAKLVHRQDMCKMATEAISSGQTSVKAELRRTANTPATRMIANALSHDSPPTTPVRRPDNRLSVTVSNVQASKGGKAAVSQPEDEGSGLSAAKRRRVTSEMEGLKRTSVFARLGAESKADPAAGANKPTGVFSRLDQADEVGAEPRSGKLKATKQQEEDSDGEGSVLQYAGVLKKLLPPPRMEPVKKAAPTTLRRLGGKFKRPPPSAPAPSSSSNGVPPAKISVLQRLGKLQRAAVPSSATSQPAADTQDNRVTTSTRPRAKLKVNPVRCKVSSSTGAGAITGAGAVDCAGAQMDFQAVSVFKRLGSKNK; encoded by the exons ATGGCGTCCGTGACAACAG CCACTTCCGAGTGGATCCAGTTTTTCAAGGATGCTGGCATCCCAGCCGGCCTGGCCGTCACCTATGCAGTCTCCTTTGTGGACAACAG aattcaaaaGAACATGCTGATGGACCTGAGCAAGGACATCATGATGGACCTCGGCATCACGGTTATCGGTGACATCATTGCCGTTCTCAAACACGCCAAACTCGTCCATAGGCAG GACATGTGCAAAATGGCCACAGAAGCCATTTCCTCAGGACAGACCAGCGTCAAAGCAGAACTCAGAAGAACTGCCAACACTC CAGCCACTCGCATGATAGCCAACGCCTTGAGCCATGACTCTCCTCCCACCACTCCAGTCCGTCGCCCCGACAACCGCCTTTCTGTCACTGTGTCCAACGTGCAAGCAAGCAAGGGTGGCAAAGCAG CCGTCAGTCAGCCAGAAGACGAAGGCAGCGGGTTGTCAGCCGCGAAGCGCCGGCGTGTGACATCAGAGATGGAAG GTTTGAAGCGCACGTCTGTCTTTGCGAGACTTGGCGCCGAGTCAAAAGCGGACCCGGCAGCCGGTGCTAACAAG CCCACCGGCGTCTTCAGCCGTCTGGACCAAGCAGACGAAGTGGGGGCGGAGCCGAGGTCGGGAAAGTTGAAGGCCACcaagcagcaggaggaggacaGCGACGGAGAAGGATCCGTCCTCCAGTACGCCGGCGTCCTCAAGAAGCTGCTTCCCCCTCCGAGGATGGAGCCCGTCAAAAAGGCAGCACCCACCACACTGCGGCGCTTGGGCGGCAAATTCAAACGCCCGCCGCCCAGCGCGCCCGCCCCTTCGTCCTCCTCCAACGGCGTCCCCCCGGCTAAAATCAGCGTGCTTCAGAGACTGGGTAAGCTCCAGCGGGCCGCCGTCCCTTCGTCTGCAACGTCCCAGCCGGCTGCCGACACGCAGGACAACAGAGTGACGACGAGCACTCGACCCAGGGCCAAGCTGAAAGTCAACCCGGTGCGCTGCAAAGTCAGCAGCAGCACCGGAGCCGGAGCCATAACGGGAGCCGGAGCGGTGGACTGCGCCGGCGCCCAGATGGACTTCCAGGCTGTCAGTGTTTTCAAGAGGCTGGGCAGTAAAAACAAGTAA
- the lg6h19orf47 gene encoding uncharacterized protein C19orf47 homolog isoform X1 — protein MASVTTATSEWIQFFKDAGIPAGLAVTYAVSFVDNRIQKNMLMDLSKDIMMDLGITVIGDIIAVLKHAKLVHRQDMCKMATEAISSGQTSVKAELRRTANTPATRMIANALSHDSPPTTPVRRPDNRLSVTVSNVQASKGGKAAVSQPEDEGSGLSAAKRRRVTSEMEGKYIINMPKGTTPRTRRILAQQGKKGLKRTSVFARLGAESKADPAAGANKPTGVFSRLDQADEVGAEPRSGKLKATKQQEEDSDGEGSVLQYAGVLKKLLPPPRMEPVKKAAPTTLRRLGGKFKRPPPSAPAPSSSSNGVPPAKISVLQRLGKLQRAAVPSSATSQPAADTQDNRVTTSTRPRAKLKVNPVRCKVSSSTGAGAITGAGAVDCAGAQMDFQAVSVFKRLGSKNK, from the exons ATGGCGTCCGTGACAACAG CCACTTCCGAGTGGATCCAGTTTTTCAAGGATGCTGGCATCCCAGCCGGCCTGGCCGTCACCTATGCAGTCTCCTTTGTGGACAACAG aattcaaaaGAACATGCTGATGGACCTGAGCAAGGACATCATGATGGACCTCGGCATCACGGTTATCGGTGACATCATTGCCGTTCTCAAACACGCCAAACTCGTCCATAGGCAG GACATGTGCAAAATGGCCACAGAAGCCATTTCCTCAGGACAGACCAGCGTCAAAGCAGAACTCAGAAGAACTGCCAACACTC CAGCCACTCGCATGATAGCCAACGCCTTGAGCCATGACTCTCCTCCCACCACTCCAGTCCGTCGCCCCGACAACCGCCTTTCTGTCACTGTGTCCAACGTGCAAGCAAGCAAGGGTGGCAAAGCAG CCGTCAGTCAGCCAGAAGACGAAGGCAGCGGGTTGTCAGCCGCGAAGCGCCGGCGTGTGACATCAGAGATGGAAGGCAAGTACATCATCAACATGCCCAAAGGCACCACGCCACGTACACGCCGCATCCTGGCCCAGCAGGGCAAGAAAG GTTTGAAGCGCACGTCTGTCTTTGCGAGACTTGGCGCCGAGTCAAAAGCGGACCCGGCAGCCGGTGCTAACAAG CCCACCGGCGTCTTCAGCCGTCTGGACCAAGCAGACGAAGTGGGGGCGGAGCCGAGGTCGGGAAAGTTGAAGGCCACcaagcagcaggaggaggacaGCGACGGAGAAGGATCCGTCCTCCAGTACGCCGGCGTCCTCAAGAAGCTGCTTCCCCCTCCGAGGATGGAGCCCGTCAAAAAGGCAGCACCCACCACACTGCGGCGCTTGGGCGGCAAATTCAAACGCCCGCCGCCCAGCGCGCCCGCCCCTTCGTCCTCCTCCAACGGCGTCCCCCCGGCTAAAATCAGCGTGCTTCAGAGACTGGGTAAGCTCCAGCGGGCCGCCGTCCCTTCGTCTGCAACGTCCCAGCCGGCTGCCGACACGCAGGACAACAGAGTGACGACGAGCACTCGACCCAGGGCCAAGCTGAAAGTCAACCCGGTGCGCTGCAAAGTCAGCAGCAGCACCGGAGCCGGAGCCATAACGGGAGCCGGAGCGGTGGACTGCGCCGGCGCCCAGATGGACTTCCAGGCTGTCAGTGTTTTCAAGAGGCTGGGCAGTAAAAACAAGTAA
- the lg6h19orf47 gene encoding uncharacterized protein C19orf47 homolog isoform X2, whose protein sequence is MASVTTATSEWIQFFKDAGIPAGLAVTYAVSFVDNRIQKNMLMDLSKDIMMDLGITVIGDIIAVLKHAKLVHRQDMCKMATEAISSGQTSVKAELRRTANTPTRMIANALSHDSPPTTPVRRPDNRLSVTVSNVQASKGGKAAVSQPEDEGSGLSAAKRRRVTSEMEGKYIINMPKGTTPRTRRILAQQGKKGLKRTSVFARLGAESKADPAAGANKPTGVFSRLDQADEVGAEPRSGKLKATKQQEEDSDGEGSVLQYAGVLKKLLPPPRMEPVKKAAPTTLRRLGGKFKRPPPSAPAPSSSSNGVPPAKISVLQRLGKLQRAAVPSSATSQPAADTQDNRVTTSTRPRAKLKVNPVRCKVSSSTGAGAITGAGAVDCAGAQMDFQAVSVFKRLGSKNK, encoded by the exons ATGGCGTCCGTGACAACAG CCACTTCCGAGTGGATCCAGTTTTTCAAGGATGCTGGCATCCCAGCCGGCCTGGCCGTCACCTATGCAGTCTCCTTTGTGGACAACAG aattcaaaaGAACATGCTGATGGACCTGAGCAAGGACATCATGATGGACCTCGGCATCACGGTTATCGGTGACATCATTGCCGTTCTCAAACACGCCAAACTCGTCCATAGGCAG GACATGTGCAAAATGGCCACAGAAGCCATTTCCTCAGGACAGACCAGCGTCAAAGCAGAACTCAGAAGAACTGCCAACACTC CCACTCGCATGATAGCCAACGCCTTGAGCCATGACTCTCCTCCCACCACTCCAGTCCGTCGCCCCGACAACCGCCTTTCTGTCACTGTGTCCAACGTGCAAGCAAGCAAGGGTGGCAAAGCAG CCGTCAGTCAGCCAGAAGACGAAGGCAGCGGGTTGTCAGCCGCGAAGCGCCGGCGTGTGACATCAGAGATGGAAGGCAAGTACATCATCAACATGCCCAAAGGCACCACGCCACGTACACGCCGCATCCTGGCCCAGCAGGGCAAGAAAG GTTTGAAGCGCACGTCTGTCTTTGCGAGACTTGGCGCCGAGTCAAAAGCGGACCCGGCAGCCGGTGCTAACAAG CCCACCGGCGTCTTCAGCCGTCTGGACCAAGCAGACGAAGTGGGGGCGGAGCCGAGGTCGGGAAAGTTGAAGGCCACcaagcagcaggaggaggacaGCGACGGAGAAGGATCCGTCCTCCAGTACGCCGGCGTCCTCAAGAAGCTGCTTCCCCCTCCGAGGATGGAGCCCGTCAAAAAGGCAGCACCCACCACACTGCGGCGCTTGGGCGGCAAATTCAAACGCCCGCCGCCCAGCGCGCCCGCCCCTTCGTCCTCCTCCAACGGCGTCCCCCCGGCTAAAATCAGCGTGCTTCAGAGACTGGGTAAGCTCCAGCGGGCCGCCGTCCCTTCGTCTGCAACGTCCCAGCCGGCTGCCGACACGCAGGACAACAGAGTGACGACGAGCACTCGACCCAGGGCCAAGCTGAAAGTCAACCCGGTGCGCTGCAAAGTCAGCAGCAGCACCGGAGCCGGAGCCATAACGGGAGCCGGAGCGGTGGACTGCGCCGGCGCCCAGATGGACTTCCAGGCTGTCAGTGTTTTCAAGAGGCTGGGCAGTAAAAACAAGTAA
- the fosb gene encoding protein fosB isoform X1: protein MQLFWKDTRSASPGNTNKTRNGAKLPLGPRGEMYQGFPGDPDTGSRGSSSPSIESHYLSSVDSFGSPPTTSAPQECVSAATGLSIVGSGPGSSSGGEMPGSFVPTVTAITTSQDLQWMIQPTLISSQASGQSGTTDTSTITRPVSLIDPYDMPGPSYSSGSAFTPPSLETPGPAPGPMRQSRTRSRRTREESVSEDGDVGVLLTPEEEEKRRVRRERNKLAAAKCRNRRRELTDRLQSETDVLEEEKAELEAEISELQKEKERLEFVLVAHQPNCKIMYQEQPQPSSSQLPVQTLQAPSSIVSLAGKEDSFYLPPAYSGHAASTQSQIPPQQQQQQVQQPQPGMIQEVEFSRSFYGPSGATAPGGPCFMIGDGGGGGGNHDDAGIASQSTSYTSSFVFTYPEGACGVSANHRNSSSEQSSDSLNSPSLLAL, encoded by the exons ATGCAACTTTTTTGGAAAGACACCAGGAGCGCCTCACCGGGAAACACCAACAAGACAAGGAACG GTGCCAAACTCCCTCTCGGCCCCCGCGGGGAGATGTACCAAGGGTTCCCCGGCGACCCCGATACAGGATCCCGTGGTAGCTCCTCCCCGTCCATAGAGTCGCATTACCTCTCCTCCGTGGACTCCTTCGGCAGCCCGCCGACCACCAGTGCTCCGCAG GAGTGTGTGTCAGCCGCAACCGGCTTGAGCATTGTGGGTAGCGGGCCAGGATCCAGCAGCGGCGGGGAGATGCCCGGCTCATTCGTGCCGACCGTCACTGCCATCACCACCAGTCAGGACCTGCAGTGGATGATTCAACCCACCCTCATCTCCTCCCAGGCCTCGGGTCAAAGCGGCACCACCGACACCTCCACCATAACCCGGCCGGTGTCGCTGATTGACCCCTATGACATGCCGGGCCCTAGTTACTCCTCCGGGTCTGCATTCACTCCACCGAGTTTGGAGACCCCCGGCCCGGCACCGGGCCCCATGCGCCAATCCAGAACCCGTAGCCGCCGCACTCGAGAAGAGTCTGTGAGTGAAGACGGAGATGTTGGTGTGTTA CTCACtcccgaggaggaggagaagcgcCGTGTCCGACGGGAGAGGAACAAACTGGCCGCCGCCAAGTGCCGAAACCGGCGAAGGGAGCTCACGGACAGGCTGCAGTCG GAGACGGACGtcctggaggaggagaaggccgAGCTCGAGGCGGAGATCTCGGAGCTGCAGAAGGAGAAGGAGCGGCTGGAGTTTGTCCTGGTGGCCCACCAGCCCAACTGCAAGATCATGTACCAGGAGCAGCCTCAGCCCAGCTCGTCGCAGCTCCCCGTCCAGACCTTACAAGCCCCCTCCTCCATTGTGAGCTTGGCTGGGAAGGAAGACTCTTTCTATCTGCCTCCTGCCTACTCAGGCCACGCCGCCTCCACTCAGTCACAGATTCcgcctcagcagcagcagcagcaagtccAGCAGCCTCAGCCAGGAATGATCCAGGAGGTAGAGTTTTCTCGTTCTTTCTATGGCCCGAGCGGGGCGACGGCGCCTGGCGGGCCATGCTTCATGATCGGCGAcggcggtggtggtggcggtAACCATGACGATGCGGGCATTGCCAGCCAAAGCACTTCATACACATCTTCATTTGTGTTCACCTACCCAGAGGGAGCCTGCGGGGTCAGTGCCAACCATCGGAACAGCAGTAGCGAGCAGTCGTCCGATTCCTTGAACTCGCCTTCCCTGCTGGCGCTCTGA
- the fosb gene encoding protein fosB isoform X2, translated as MQLFWKDTRSASPGNTNKTRNGAKLPLGPRGEMYQGFPGDPDTGSRGSSSPSIESHYLSSVDSFGSPPTTSAPQECVSAATGLSIVGSGPGSSSGGEMPGSFVPTVTAITTSQDLQWMIQPTLISSQASGQSGTTDTSTITRPVSLIDPYDMPGPSYSSGSAFTPPSLETPGPAPGPMRQSRTRSRRTREESLTPEEEEKRRVRRERNKLAAAKCRNRRRELTDRLQSETDVLEEEKAELEAEISELQKEKERLEFVLVAHQPNCKIMYQEQPQPSSSQLPVQTLQAPSSIVSLAGKEDSFYLPPAYSGHAASTQSQIPPQQQQQQVQQPQPGMIQEVEFSRSFYGPSGATAPGGPCFMIGDGGGGGGNHDDAGIASQSTSYTSSFVFTYPEGACGVSANHRNSSSEQSSDSLNSPSLLAL; from the exons ATGCAACTTTTTTGGAAAGACACCAGGAGCGCCTCACCGGGAAACACCAACAAGACAAGGAACG GTGCCAAACTCCCTCTCGGCCCCCGCGGGGAGATGTACCAAGGGTTCCCCGGCGACCCCGATACAGGATCCCGTGGTAGCTCCTCCCCGTCCATAGAGTCGCATTACCTCTCCTCCGTGGACTCCTTCGGCAGCCCGCCGACCACCAGTGCTCCGCAG GAGTGTGTGTCAGCCGCAACCGGCTTGAGCATTGTGGGTAGCGGGCCAGGATCCAGCAGCGGCGGGGAGATGCCCGGCTCATTCGTGCCGACCGTCACTGCCATCACCACCAGTCAGGACCTGCAGTGGATGATTCAACCCACCCTCATCTCCTCCCAGGCCTCGGGTCAAAGCGGCACCACCGACACCTCCACCATAACCCGGCCGGTGTCGCTGATTGACCCCTATGACATGCCGGGCCCTAGTTACTCCTCCGGGTCTGCATTCACTCCACCGAGTTTGGAGACCCCCGGCCCGGCACCGGGCCCCATGCGCCAATCCAGAACCCGTAGCCGCCGCACTCGAGAAGAGTCT CTCACtcccgaggaggaggagaagcgcCGTGTCCGACGGGAGAGGAACAAACTGGCCGCCGCCAAGTGCCGAAACCGGCGAAGGGAGCTCACGGACAGGCTGCAGTCG GAGACGGACGtcctggaggaggagaaggccgAGCTCGAGGCGGAGATCTCGGAGCTGCAGAAGGAGAAGGAGCGGCTGGAGTTTGTCCTGGTGGCCCACCAGCCCAACTGCAAGATCATGTACCAGGAGCAGCCTCAGCCCAGCTCGTCGCAGCTCCCCGTCCAGACCTTACAAGCCCCCTCCTCCATTGTGAGCTTGGCTGGGAAGGAAGACTCTTTCTATCTGCCTCCTGCCTACTCAGGCCACGCCGCCTCCACTCAGTCACAGATTCcgcctcagcagcagcagcagcaagtccAGCAGCCTCAGCCAGGAATGATCCAGGAGGTAGAGTTTTCTCGTTCTTTCTATGGCCCGAGCGGGGCGACGGCGCCTGGCGGGCCATGCTTCATGATCGGCGAcggcggtggtggtggcggtAACCATGACGATGCGGGCATTGCCAGCCAAAGCACTTCATACACATCTTCATTTGTGTTCACCTACCCAGAGGGAGCCTGCGGGGTCAGTGCCAACCATCGGAACAGCAGTAGCGAGCAGTCGTCCGATTCCTTGAACTCGCCTTCCCTGCTGGCGCTCTGA
- the fosb gene encoding protein fosB isoform X3, translated as MQLFWKDTRSASPGNTNKTRNGAKLPLGPRGEMYQGFPGDPDTGSRGSSSPSIESHYLSSVDSFGSPPTTSAPQECVSAATGLSIVGSGPGSSSGGEMPGSFVPTVTAITTSQDLQWMIQPTLISSQASGQSGTTDTSTITRPVSLIDPYDMPGPSYSSGSAFTPPSLETPGPAPGPMRQSRTRSRRTREESVSEDGDVGVLLTPEEEEKRRVRRERNKLAAAKCRNRRRELTDRLQSETDVLEEEKAELEAEISELQKEKERLEFVLVAHQPNCKIMYQEQPQPSSSQLPVQTLQAPSSIVSLAGKEDSFYLPPAYSGHAASTQSQIPPQQQQQQVQQPQPGMIQEREPAGSVPTIGTAVASSRPIP; from the exons ATGCAACTTTTTTGGAAAGACACCAGGAGCGCCTCACCGGGAAACACCAACAAGACAAGGAACG GTGCCAAACTCCCTCTCGGCCCCCGCGGGGAGATGTACCAAGGGTTCCCCGGCGACCCCGATACAGGATCCCGTGGTAGCTCCTCCCCGTCCATAGAGTCGCATTACCTCTCCTCCGTGGACTCCTTCGGCAGCCCGCCGACCACCAGTGCTCCGCAG GAGTGTGTGTCAGCCGCAACCGGCTTGAGCATTGTGGGTAGCGGGCCAGGATCCAGCAGCGGCGGGGAGATGCCCGGCTCATTCGTGCCGACCGTCACTGCCATCACCACCAGTCAGGACCTGCAGTGGATGATTCAACCCACCCTCATCTCCTCCCAGGCCTCGGGTCAAAGCGGCACCACCGACACCTCCACCATAACCCGGCCGGTGTCGCTGATTGACCCCTATGACATGCCGGGCCCTAGTTACTCCTCCGGGTCTGCATTCACTCCACCGAGTTTGGAGACCCCCGGCCCGGCACCGGGCCCCATGCGCCAATCCAGAACCCGTAGCCGCCGCACTCGAGAAGAGTCTGTGAGTGAAGACGGAGATGTTGGTGTGTTA CTCACtcccgaggaggaggagaagcgcCGTGTCCGACGGGAGAGGAACAAACTGGCCGCCGCCAAGTGCCGAAACCGGCGAAGGGAGCTCACGGACAGGCTGCAGTCG GAGACGGACGtcctggaggaggagaaggccgAGCTCGAGGCGGAGATCTCGGAGCTGCAGAAGGAGAAGGAGCGGCTGGAGTTTGTCCTGGTGGCCCACCAGCCCAACTGCAAGATCATGTACCAGGAGCAGCCTCAGCCCAGCTCGTCGCAGCTCCCCGTCCAGACCTTACAAGCCCCCTCCTCCATTGTGAGCTTGGCTGGGAAGGAAGACTCTTTCTATCTGCCTCCTGCCTACTCAGGCCACGCCGCCTCCACTCAGTCACAGATTCcgcctcagcagcagcagcagcaagtccAGCAGCCTCAGCCAGGAATGATCCAGGAG AGGGAGCCTGCGGGGTCAGTGCCAACCATCGGAACAGCAGTAGCGAGCAGTCGTCCGATTCCTTGA